In the genome of Blastopirellula retiformator, the window GAGCCGTTTTATCTGGCAGGCTGGAGCGCCGAAGAGTACTCGATCGAAAAGAACGAAGCGCTGCAGATTTGTCGCCAAGAGTTCTATCGCCGCGAACAGGCGAACATCGCCGGGTTCCTGCCGGGGAACACGCATCGTAGTTTGGTCGTCGATACGCAATTCAGCCGCGAAAGCTCAGACCTTTGTCTATTGCCGGTCTATTTGCTCAGCTACCGCTACAAAGACAAGCTCTATCGCTTTCTGGTCAACGGCCAGACCGGCAAGATCGCTGGCGACAAGCCGATTTCGTGGCAGCGGATCGGCGGGGTGATCGGCGGCGTCGTGGGGCTGTTGGTCCTGCTGGTGATTCTCATCCTGATTCTCAAGTCGCTGGGTTAGGAGCAGGATGAGCGAACGACTCGAAAAATGCCAGAACTGCGGCGCCCTGATTGACGAAGAGGATCTCTTCTGCGGGAACTGCGGAACCGAAGCGCCCCATCGTGAAGGACGCGAAGCGGACAAGGCGACGATGACGACCCTCAGCTTTGACTGCGAGGGATGCGGCGCTTCGATGAGCTATTCGGCCAAAGAGGGAACGCTCCGCTGTCCGTTTTGCGGCAGTGAGAAGCTCAAGAAAAAGAAGGATCACAAAACGGTCGCTCCGCAAGCGGCGATTCCGTTTGCGGTCGATCGATCGCAGGCGGAAAGCCTGATGCGGGACGCGCTCAAGAAGGGGTATTGGCGCCCCAGCGACTTGTCGACCGCCGCCATCATCGAGAAGATTACGCCGATCTACGTGCCGTTTTGGGTTTTTCAGGCGAAGGTTTTCAGCAACTGGACCGCCGACACGTCGGACTTGCCGTTTGGCTCGACCGGCGATTGGCGGCCCGTCTCGGGACAGCATCAAGCCGAATACCGTGGTTTGCTGGTTGGGGCGAGCGGCGCACTGACGCCGCATGAGACCGATGCGATCGGGCCGTTTCGCCTGGATGCGGCGGCTGAACCGGCCTCGGTCGATTTCGACTCGTTCACGGTCGAGGATTTTAAGGTGTCGCGAAAGTACGCGCGACCCTACGCCCGCAACGGACTGGAGGAGCTCGAGCGTCAGGCCTGCGACGCCGAATATGTTCCTCCCCGCAGTCGGAACGTCAAAGTGAACATGCGGATCCAGGACATGTCGAGCGAGCCGATGTTGCTGCCGATCTGGATCATGGCCTACCGCTACAAGGACAAGGTCTATCGCTTTCTGATCAACGGGCAAACCAGCAAGACCTTCGGTCAGGCTCCGGTTTCTTACGCCAAGATCGGGGTCGCCGTGGCGGCGACGGTCGGCGTTGCGTTGGCCGTACTGGCGGCGATGGCCATTTGTGCTGGACTTGCCGGACGGTAACCTTTTCTCCCCCCAATTGTCTTCTGCCGGCGTTCCTTACGCGTAGGTAGATAGTCCCATTCTTCTGTTCATGGGACCATCACCTATTAGCCAAGGGAGCGGGCCATGAGCGACCGGCGTCAAGATTACGCCCAGGCGATCCACTTCGCCGTCGAGACCTTTGAGCGGTGGCGGCAAGAGGGCTGTCTATCGGCGGAACATCATCAAGAGATTTTGGGGCAATATCGCGAACTGGCTGACAACCCGTCGGCGATTCCGCCTGTCGAATTGCAAGAGCCGCCGAAAGGGGAAGAGGAGGGGAGCCTGGCCCAAGAGTTCCGTTATCTCACCTTTCTTGATCGAGAGATCGATCGTCACTTGCAGAGCGGACGCTTGAATCTGGCCGAGAAAAGCTTGTGCCAACGGCAGAACCGCTCTCGCGGACGTGACGTGCGGGCCCAACTGAATGTCAAACCGGCGACTGAACCGCGGGCCGAAGAAACGACTTCAGAACCAGCGACGGCGGAAGTGATCGACGAGCCGCAGCGCAGCTTCTTAGAAGTGGCGCTCGATCCGAAGACGCTGCAGTACTTGATGGCGATCGGGGGCGGCCTGTTGATGATCGGCCTGGTCATTTGGCTGGCGACGATCGGCTTTTTTGATGATCCGCTGACGGTGGCGATTTGTCTGGGGGCGGGGAACCTGGCGATCTTGCTGAGTGGCTTCGCGTTGATTCGCTGGTCGAAGTTTCAAACGGCCGGCCGAGGCGTGGCGCTGTTGTCCTGTTTGTTGATGCCGCTTCATTTGTGGTTCTACGACGCCCAAGGCTTGATCGTCTTGAACGAAGGAGGGCATCTGTGGATACCAGCGCTGGTAATTAGTTTGCTGTACGTGCTCATGGCGCGGCAGGTCCGCGATGCGATCTTTGTGTACGTCGTGGTGGGAGGCGCCACGTTGACTGGGCTGTTGATTCTGGCCGACCAGCATGTCGCCCAGTTCTGGCAAGGCGCCGCAGCGGCGACGCTCTTGATGGCGATCGCCGCGGTAGCGATTCACGCTGAGCGAGCCTTTCCGCCGGGCAATGGCGACTTCAGTCGAGACAAGTTCGGCGTGGCTTGCTTTCGCTCGGGGCAGATCTTGCTGCTAGGGGCGGTTTCGGTACTTGTTGGCTGGTGTGTGGCGGCCTGGTGTTACCAGTCGCTCCTGGTCGACCTGTGGCATGGATGGTTGCGAGGCCCTTTGACCTTCGACAGGCCATCGCTGGCCGACGACTTCGCCTTGAAGTCGCTGGCGCTGCTGCTCTCGATAGGCGCGGTCTATTTGTACGGGTATTCGCACTTTGTCGTCGAGCGGAGCGGCAAGTACCTGGTCGGGGCGATCGTCAGTTGCTTCTTCGCCGAGTTGGTGTTCCTCGACCTGCTGCCAATCGAGATCAAACCGGAAACGCTGATCCTGGCGATGTCCTGCACCTCGCTGCTGATCAACGCGGTGCGCCTGGTATTGATGCGGCGAACGGAACATCGTTTGACGCCGCTAATCGATCGACCGGCAGCCGAAACGATCACGCATGCGTTGGCGGTCGTGCTGTTGGCGGCGCCGCTGGCGATCGGCGTCTTTCAGTACCTGCAGATCGAGTACTTTGAGCCTGCCGCCGCGTGGAGTTGGATCTACGTAGCGGCGATGCTGGTGACGGCGGTAAGCTGTCGCTTTGGCGCCCACGTGGCGCTGAAGGACGAAGGAGACGCCGAACGAGTCTACTTCGGCGCGGCGGCGCTGGCGGTGATGCTGGCTTCGCTGGGCGGTTTGGCCTTGTTGGGATTCGGGGCCTGGCATGTGGCGGCGCCGATCATGATGGCGATTCCGGTCGCCTACCTGGTCGCTTCGCGATTCTACGAAAAACCGGCCGCCGGCGGACTCGAGATGGCGGCTCATTTAGCGACCGGCTTGTTGCTGGCGCATGCGATCGTTTCGTCGCTGGGCGTGATTGCTCCTTTAGGTGGGGCAGCAGTCGTCGCCAAGACGGTTCACTTGCGCTTGGCGATCTTCTTCGCCGAGGTTTGCTGCTTTTACCTGTTGGCGGCGCGACTGCAGCGGCATGCGGTGGGGGGCTACCTGGCGACGGTCGCCGGCATATTGGCGGCCTGGCAGGCGCTGTGGTATGCCGACGCGGGGATTGTCGGCGGGATCGCGACGTTCGCGGCCGCCGGCCTGGTGCAGTTGGGACTGTATCGCTGGCAGATCCTTGATCGGGATGAAAGTAAGACTGCATCGGACGCGATGTTCTTGGGAGGAAATCTGGTGCTGTCCCTCTCGGGCGCTGCCGGCATCTTGTATACGCTCAATCGGTTGCCGCTGCGTGAAATGGACGTTC includes:
- a CDS encoding zinc ribbon domain-containing protein, with the translated sequence MSERLEKCQNCGALIDEEDLFCGNCGTEAPHREGREADKATMTTLSFDCEGCGASMSYSAKEGTLRCPFCGSEKLKKKKDHKTVAPQAAIPFAVDRSQAESLMRDALKKGYWRPSDLSTAAIIEKITPIYVPFWVFQAKVFSNWTADTSDLPFGSTGDWRPVSGQHQAEYRGLLVGASGALTPHETDAIGPFRLDAAAEPASVDFDSFTVEDFKVSRKYARPYARNGLEELERQACDAEYVPPRSRNVKVNMRIQDMSSEPMLLPIWIMAYRYKDKVYRFLINGQTSKTFGQAPVSYAKIGVAVAATVGVALAVLAAMAICAGLAGR